One stretch of Anguilla anguilla isolate fAngAng1 chromosome 5, fAngAng1.pri, whole genome shotgun sequence DNA includes these proteins:
- the LOC118227569 gene encoding exosome complex component RRP40-like — protein sequence MSDCLKEKVGEVLLPGDIFSFENTSEKVICGPGLRRNGDEVLVCKSGILRHKHPNMYWVDSQQKRYVPAKGESVIGIVTAKSGDVFKVDVGGSELASLSYLAFEGATKRNRPNVQVGDLVYGQFLIANKDMEPELVCIDSCGRANGMGVFGAGGLLIKVSLGLVRRLLAQQSALVKELEQVFPFEMVVGLNGRVWVKAQSMQRVQVLASLLESCENMTPQQRHALFRRAANGAS from the exons ATGTCGGACTGTTTGAAAGAAAAAGTTGGTGAGGTTTTACTACCAGGagatatattttcatttgaaaacacaTCAGAAAAAGTCATATGTGGGCCCGGACTGCGACGAAACGGAGACGAAGTTCTTGTGTGCAAAAGCGGAATTTTGCGCCACAAACATCCAAACATGTACTGGGTTGACTCTCAACAAAAACGG TATGTCCCGGCCAAAGGGGAGAGTGTCATCGGCATTGTCACCGCCAAGTCCGGCGATGTCTTCAAGGTGGACGTTGGAGGGAGCGAGCTGGCATCGTTGTCTTACCTGGCATTCGAGGGTGCCACCAAACGGAACCGGCCCAACGTACAG GTGGGAGACCTGGTGTACGGCCAGTTCCTCATCGCCAACAAGGACATGGAGCCGGAGCTGGTGTGCATCGACAGCTGCGGCCGGGCCAACGGCATGGGGGTGTTCGGAGCGGGGGGGCTGCTCATCAAGGTGTCCCTCGGGCTGGTGCGCAG gctgctGGCCCAGCAGAGCGCGCTGgtgaaggagctggagcaggtgtTCCCGTTCGAGATGGTGGTGGGCCTGAACGGGCGGGTGTGGGTGAAGGCGCAGAGCATGCAGCGCGTGCAGGTGCTCGCCAGCCTGCTGGAGAGCTGCGAGAACATGACGCCGCAGCAGCGCCACGCCCTGTTCCGCCGGGCGGCCAACGGCGCCTCCTGA
- the LOC118226886 gene encoding probable pancreatic secretory proteinase inhibitor codes for MASKMLLLLCLLIFTVDAEEKSGLYRKPSCGEMSAMHACPMNFAPVCGTDGNTYPNECSLCFQRQNTKTDILITKDDSC; via the exons ATGGCGAGCAaaatgctgttgctgttgtgccTGCTTATTTTCACAGTCG ATGCTGAAGAAAAGTCTGGGCTGTACAGAAAG CCTTCCTGTGGCGAAATGAGTGCCATGCACGCGTGTCCGATGAACTTTGCCCCCGTGTGCGGAACGGACGGCAATACCTACCCCAACGAGTGCTCGCTCTGCTTCCAGAGACA GAACACCAAAACTGACATCTTGATCACGAAGGACGACAGCTGCTGA